A single Apodemus sylvaticus chromosome 20, mApoSyl1.1, whole genome shotgun sequence DNA region contains:
- the LOC127670733 gene encoding olfactory receptor 6C74, translated as MRNHTAVTVFILLGLTDDRQLQMVVFVLLFLTYMLSVSGNLAIITLTLLDSHLKTPMYFFLRNFSFLEISFTTVCIPKFLVSMATGDKTISYNECAAQLFFTILLGATEFFLLAAMSYDRYVAICKPLHYMTIMSNRICNVLVFVSWLSGFLIIFPPLLMGLQLDFCAANTVDHFFCDVSPILQLSCTDTHIIEIMMLLSAILTLLVTLVLVSLSYTNIIRTILRIPSSQQRRKAFSTCSSHMVVVSISYGSCIFMYVKPSAKERVALNKGIALLSTSVAPMLNPFIYTLRNKQVKDAFKNITKKMEVLSMK; from the coding sequence ATGAGGAACCACACAGCAGTGACAGTATTCATTCTTCTTGGATTAACAGATGATCGACAGCTGCAAATGGTTGTTTTTGTCCTTCTGTTTCTCACATACATGCTGAGTGTTTCTGGGAACTTGGCCATCATCACACTCACACTGCTGGATTCTCATCTCAAGACACCCATGTATTTCTTCCTGCGAAACTTCTCATTTTTAGAAATTtcattcacaactgtctgtatccCCAAATTCCTTGTTAGTATGGCCACAGGGGATAAAACCATTTCATATAATGAATGCGCAGCTCAACTCTTTTTCACAATTCTCTTGGGGGCAACTGAATTTTTTCTTCTGGCTGCCATGtcctatgatcgctatgtggccatctgcaaacCCCTGCACTACATGACCATTATGAGCAACAGAATTTGCAACGTGTTGGTCTTTGTTTCCTGGTTGTCTGGTTTTCTGATAATTTTTCCTCCCCTTCTCATGGGTCTTCAGCTTGATTTCTGTGCAGCCAACACTGTAGATCATTTCTTCTGTGATGTGTCTCCTATACTTCAGCTCTCCTGCACAGACACTCACATAATAGAAATAATGATGCTTCTCTCTGCCATTTTGACACTTCTGGTCACACTGGTGTTAGTGAGCCTTTCCTATACAAACATCATCAGGACTATTCTAAGAATCCCATCTTCTCAACAGAGAAGGAAAGCTTTTTCTACATGTTCTTCACACATGGTTGTAGTATCCATTTCTTATGGAAGCTGCATCTTCATGTATGTGAAGCCATCTGCAAAAGAAAGAGTTGCTTTAAATAAAGGGATAgctcttctcagcacttcagtTGCACCCATGTTGAATCCTTTCATTTATACACTtagaaacaaacaagtaaaagatgcTTTTAAGAATATAACAAAAAAGATGGAGGTTTTATCAATGAAGTAA